The nucleotide window CAATAACTCATGCTTAGTCGTTGATAGTCGAACCAAAGAACTTCTTTGCAGAGGATTTGCATTTAAACCACAAGCTTGAATTATGATGTTAACTAACACTAATTTAACATTGCCAGATTAGATCTTATTATTGCAAAGAGGAATGCATCTCCTGGAATGATGCCAAACATGACGAACCTTGCAAAGCGGCTTGAAGTGGCTCTGTTCATGGCGCATCCGACCAAGGTAATCCAAATCATTCATTTTTTTCaaggcacacacacacatacaggAAACAAACATTGGAAAGAATGAAATGGTACTTTATTTCTGTGGACAGTCAAAATGTGTGGCATGCTTGCCATTCAATTGGCTGTGGTCACTCTAGAGCAGTCTACCATTCACTAGCGTTGTGGTTATTTGTATTTTCCGCACAGTACAGAATAGCCAGGACTATCCCAAAAGCTAATGTTCCCATGCTATCTACAGCCCACACCTTTGTTCACTAAATACTAGTCCCTATGTAAGTCAACAAAAGACCCAGGAAGCTTTCGATCTGCTGGTGCCAGAGGTGCACCCTCATGATTCTCTTTGCTCAATCGCAATACACTTGAGCTTCTCTCAGCCATCAAGCTCATCATACACGGATCTCCCATCAATCACTACTTTACGGGTATAATTCAATACGAAGTAATGAAAGCAATGAAGAAATCTTGTGCCACTCGGCTAGAGAAGTGGACTTGAGATGTGGCACAGGTGTCCAACATGCCATGGCATTGTGATTTATGCAACTTGCCAATTCAGTTGAAAGATGGGGGATTTCAGCGCCCCACCAGAAATCTTGTGAATGCAGAAAAAACATTGTCCAGTTAAACGTTGTTGGTCACTATGAAACAACGTTGTCCTGCTTATTTTTTTCCTTTAAATATGAAGATTTTCCACTGCGAAGAGCTGTCCTCGAGGACATGCCACTGCATCACCAATTGGTGAGGAGGAATAAAGACTGAGAAATCACAATGCCATGACTGAGAAATAAAGACAGAAAAAACATTGTGATCCACATATTGGTGAGGAGGAATAAAGACTgagaaatccccccccccccctcccccccacacaccAAATTCTTGCCCAAATTCGTAATCTGTTTTCTCGCATGTGCTAAGAAAAGGCAATTTAGTACTTCCACTTTCATTGTCTTTATTAACAATTCTTGTTTTGCTGTGTCAATGTTTTCATTGTTGGTCATTTCTCTACCCCACCCCTCTCTCTCAATCTCTTTCCCTCTCTTCTTTCATTAATATTTTTGTTGTGAGCAGGCTGATTACTATAAGATGTTTAAGGGACCAATTAAAGAACATTTGGCACATGCATTTCGGACCATTTCGGCCCAAGGTCAGCAACGTCAGCAAATGTTGGGCCAGGTAGCACCTTCCTCCAACCATGTCACAATGATTCCAACACCTGGTATGTCTCAGTGTACAAATGGGAATTCTGTAATGCCCTATGTGATGGACACCACAACCACAACTGATAACTCAAGTGCAGGTATGAATAACTTTTGTTGGCTTATGTTTAAAGAGATATCACATGCTCCCTCTTTCTCTCACATGTAGTTCATATGCTGCTACTGATTACTTACTATCTCTGGTCTTAGGTTCCATGTATAATGGGTATCAGAACCCATCCACCAATACCCCACTAAATTCTACCACTAATAGCCTCTCAATGGCGACGACTTCAGAGAGCATGCAACAACACGTAAATCATATGATCCCCACTCCAGGATTTAGCAACCAACAGACTTTGCTTGCTAATTCTGAGTACTCAAGTCAAGTTGGATGCTTTAATGTGGAATCGAATGTTGTGCCGCAAATGCAGCAGCAACAGAAGCCATTTGGTAACAATCAAGGTTTCTATCCTGTTCACCACCTTCAGGGCCATGCTGGTTCTGGAGTATATCCAAGCACACTGAATGGTGGAATGGACACACAGAGGCCGAGAATGCAGCTAATAAACAGAAATATGTCATCAGAAGCGTTTGCTAACCTATCTTATGGCAGTTCGTGCAATAGTCTCTCTCAACAACAGTTTAATGCTCACGCTCCACAGAGAACGCCAAGTATGACTGTTGTCTTTCTTATAGAACTCCCTCCTCTATATCATGTTGTTTGACAATTTATGCCTCTATACAGAGGGAAACTAATTTGTAGTGACCACACTGAAACTTCATTCATTAAGATTCTGCTGAAGGCATATATTGCGCTGGAATCTGATTTCCATCTCAATAATGCATTTTCAGAAAAGAAAGAACAAAATTATTTGAAACTTTCTTCAGTTAGTATGAAACAAAAATAAATGTAAGATTACTTTTGTTCAGTTTTGTATAAACACATGCAAGTTGTTATACAAGAATGATATTCCTTCCTTATCAAGGTAATTTTGGTGGCATTAAATCTAAGTATGCAAGTGCAGCTGTGTTATAGCATACCTTTTTCTTACATGGTACCGTAGGACATGCTGTTCAGGCGTCATCAAGTCAGTGTAGTCAGTATTGGGAAGGTCTTATTTGGTCAATCAAGTTATCTAGTTTCTAAGAAAATGGCTTCCTAGGATAAATAATATTTATCTCGAATATCAATTAATTTTTGAAAGATAATTTTAGCTTTCTATTAGTCCATCCTCTGTGTAAGGGTAAGCATTGTAAGCATGCAAAGTAATAATGAGTGAACAATCTTTTCTTAAGTTGATTCCGTCCTCCCTTTGCTCTGCAGAGATTTATCACCCCCAAAGTCTCTTCTTCTACCAATGATTTAGCTATCATAGTTAAATAATACATGTGAGGATATATGTAGTTCTTTTTAGCAAAATTCCTATATATATTCTCACACTAGAAATCTACAATACATTCAATTACACGTCCTAGTATACTACTCCTTTTGTCCCATAATATAATATATATTATTACAACCGGTATACTCACATATTGCTTGTAATAACATCTTATATTGTTGGACGTAGGAAGTAGAAAGCAACGAATCGTTATGATCTTACTATGATATGCTGCTACTCATAATACTTGATTGTAAATTTAGCCTTATCTATTCCTATTATGTGTAACATATAAGAGACATTTAACTTCTACCGAGTATCAGCTTAAATATTTTCTGCACTAGGCTTGTGGCTCATCTTTGGAGGCACTAGTGCTTATTTTAACTATCATAGTTAGATCATTACTATCATTAGTTGGTTTTGCTTGTATTGGTTTTGATTTGTTTGGTTAGCAAAGTACTGCAATACATTAAACTTGTGTTTCTTTTTGCAGCATCAGTTGATCCGGCTGTTTCTAGAGGTCTCTATGACACTAATTCGTCCATCTTGACAGCTAGAAGTAATCAAGATATTAGTGATGCGAATATTATGTCCAATTCAAGAATGAATTCTGAGTTTCTTGCAAGTGAGTCAACCACAAAATCAGTTCAACAACCACCCCGATATCACAATAACGCTGACTGCTTGAATCCACAAGACATGGTGAGCCTTAGTACATCACAATTGTCGCATGAACAACCACTCCGCCAACCACATCAGTTGCAGCCTAATCATCCCGACTCCCAATTAGTGCAAAATCATTATGTTTTCAGTCCTCGGCAGCAAAATTCACAACAAAATCAGGTTAGTTGGAGGGACAACTCATCATGTTTCATTCTTCAAAATTCATTTGGCTAATATTTTATTTATTGAAAAGCAGAGTCAAGATTTTTTTGGTCAAGAGAACAGTGCACAAGATAAAGGACACCAGCTTGGTGGTACTGGGACTTCATTTGATTCTAAATTGTTGAAGCCCTCAGTAATACAAAATGAACAGGACTCGAAAAGCATGAAAAATCACCTTAATCAACTGCGATGGTTGCTAATGTTGAAGCATGCAGAGGGTTGTCAAGCTCCTAAAGGAAGTTGTAAATCTCAATACTGTGTTCCTGTACAGGAGATTGTGAAGCATTTTAGGAATTGTCAAACGAAAATCTGTTCATATCGGTATTGCAGTTCGTCAAAGATCCTGTCTTCTCACTATAAGAATTGCATTGAGAAGGACTGTTCTCTTTGCAGCAAGGTGAAGGAAAGATTGCGCCGCTCTTCCGAACAGGCACACAAGCACAATCGTGACGAGACAATAGTAATTACTAAGCAGAATATGGTTCAGAAAATCACCAATGGAGCATTTGATGAAAAAATGGACATTGACTTGGTGGTAGTTGAAACCATTGATGAGCAACAGTCGATACCAAAGCGTGCAAAATTGCAGCATATATCTCCCAGTGCATCAAAGAATGGAATTCTTCATGTCCCTGTTCCCGGAACAAGCCCACTAGTTTTGCACAAGCCAAAAAACAAGACAGTGCCAAAACAGGAGGTCAGTGCTAGGGGTGATGAAAAAATAGGCGTTATGCGATCTAATGTGATTCTTGGTGCTTTGAATGTGATAGACTCTAATGTCAAGCAAGAAAAGTTATTGCTCGACAATGATATGAAGGAGAATGTTATTGATCTTAAAAACATAACAAATGGTCGTAAAGATGTCATGGTGTCCAAATCGGGGAAGCCAAAGATAAAAGGTGTTTCACTCATGGAGTTGTTCACTCCAGAACAAATTAAAGACCACACTGACAGTCTAAAGCATTGGGTTGGTCAGGTATGTTTCTTCACCTTGAAAGGATCTCTAATATGCTTGCATAGCTTTTTGCACAGTTTCTATGTACATTTAGGTGGATTTAAGCGGGTGGCAAATAAGTTAAGGAAACCCAAATGCTGTCTTGTTGGTTAAATTGCACATCTAGCAAATAATTCTATATATGGGGTGGGGTGGGAATGTGGACGGTTGGTTGTAGATCTAAAGGCTAAGAAATGTGGACGAGACTTAAGAAATTATCGCCAGTCAACTTTTTTTTCTAGAACAGGCTCGGAAGTGCTCAAACGTGCACTTTGGTGGATGTCATTTGTATTCGGAAAACACCCAGAGAGTGGTAGAACTTACTGACTACCAGAATGGCCATGGCCAAATGATAGAAACAAAGCTAAAAGCAGCAGAAACACCCACTGCAGGACCCAACACCAGAAAGAAACAAATTATCATCGGGAAAATTAGGAACAAATGATCCCCTTTTCTATTGATCTTTTATACTTTCGTATTATTGCCAGGTCCATGTATTAGATACCGGAGTTTAATAAGAACTCGTTTCAGAAAATTGACCCAGTCATAAATGCTATATATTTTGGATCAGACAGTTTATCAAATATTTTAATGCATAAAACCAATATATGAATATGAAAACAGTAACTTGTTTGAGTGGGATTTCCTACTGCACAGAGGTTTTTTTGGGTACATGATGCATAAATATTTTGGGAAGGATGCTGTACTTGTAATAGCACAAATGAAACTTTTTAGATGCACTATATGTGAACTATTGAAAACAGTGGAAAGACAAGGTACCTAATGTCCACCACATCTATGGAAGATGATCTCTATTTGTCAACAGTAAAGATTGTAGTAATGCACATGCATTTACTGTTGACAAATCACAAATTCACAGAATTTGCTTGCAATTTGTAAACACGATCTGGTTCATATTTCAATCCACTAAATCAtatatgaatcgatagtttcagTGGTTTTAATAACCATGGAATGTTTTTTTGTTACTGCAGTAACCAGCTAATTTCTGTTTCTTTCTTTTTGCCTTGACTAATGTTCAATCACTATCGGTATTTTAACTCCTGACATTTCATATCCTTTTCCTTTTTAAAATAAGTAGATTGATTAGGACCACGTTCATCGGTATTACCATTGTTCAGAGTGTAATAAGCATATTAAACAATTATATGCTTGTTGCAGTACAAAGTAAACTATTTATTCTGTTCCATCatttggcagagcaaagctaaaGCTGGAAAGCATCAAGTGATTGAACACTCTGAAAATGATAACATATGCCAGCTTTGCAAAGTAGAGAAGCTATATTTTGAGCCTCCACCAATTTATTGTTCTCCTTGTGGTGCTCGGATAAAACGAAATGCATCATATTATACTGCTGCTGCTACTGAGACTTGCCACAATTTCTGTATCCTGTGTTACAATGAGGCTCGCAGTTCCACAATTCAGGTGGAAGGTAATCAATTTCCTAAGGCTAAACTTCATAAAATGAGAAACGATGATGAAACGGAAGAAGGGGTAAGCATTTAAATTGCATTAAAGTCCCTTCTGGTAGGCTTGAATTCTCTAAACTCTTATTTGCATGCTAATTTGTTCTAATTGATTGGCTCTACAGTGGGTTATGTGTGACAAATGTGAACGCTGGCAGCATCAGATTTGTGCCCTTTTCAATTTCAAAAGGGATGATTCTAAAGAAGCAGAATATACTTGTCCTAAATGCTATGTTCAGGAGATAGAACATGGTTTACGTATACCTTTGCCACAAAGTGCTGTTCTTGGGGCTAAAGATCTGCCAAGGACTGTGCTTAGTGATCATATAGAAGAACGACTCTTTAAACGGCTCAGAGAAGAGAGACATGAACGGGCCATTCGTGATGGGAAAAACTTTGATGAGGTTAGTGCTGCCTGTTCAATTTACAGAATCTTACGTTTATGGATCCTATGTTTCCTTTTTCTTGGTTATTATGTCTTGGTTCCTGTTTCCTGAATATGAAATCCGGTGGCTTGTGTACTTAGAAACAGAGCTGTGCAACTCCTTCTGCatattttttattctttttttaaGAATTTGACTGTATTTAAATGTTTGTTTTGCTAGATCCTTCTTTCATGCATGTGCACCTTTTTTTTCCCGAATCAGGAGCTTTTCATTACTGAATAAGTGCAGAGTTATAGTCATGCTGATGGCTGAAAAGTAAGCTAGGATTCATATTTATCCAAGCACACCTTTGCCGCTCAGCCGAAGCATTTTTTGCACACAGGTGGGCAGCAACATTAACTGGTCTGTGCACAAACTTAACTTTGAAAACTAAAATAAACTCTAGTTAGCTACTTCACTTCCTTAATGACGGGGGCAATCTCTGATCTGTCTTCAGCATCACTGGGCCAAAATTTGACAAGAACTTGAGAGTCGCTCTCAACGATGACCTTCTGTTTCCTCATCTCAACAGCCATCCAAACACCAACTCTTAGAGCAAATGCCTCCATAGAAAGAGCGCTGGCAACCGCATGGTACCACTTAGCTCTTGCCTGTAGCAATCTACCATCAGCATCATGAATAAGGCAGCCAGTCGACCCTTGCATGGAATTGATTTGAAACCCACCGTCCACATTGATCTTGATTCCTTGTTTTGTACTGCTGCAAGTGCACCTTTTGAAACCTAGCCAGCCGCGCGTGCACTTTCTTAGCACTGCTGCTATGCCATTATCTACTGCAAGTGCGTCTTTTGAGGTATTGGTTGCTATTGTGGCAAGAGTTAATGCACCACATTGATGTTTTTAGCGAGTTTCTCAACTTGAGCACAGCTCATCATGCATTTTTCGCCACTCGTGCCTCTCAGCATTCCCTGTATAATCTCATTATGCATATTCTATCTATACGCAATGACGACATAGTTCACAGATATGGTCCTGCCTTTCTTTATTATGTACTCACTCCTCATACTACTAAGTTTCCTTCATGAATTTGATTTTTGACACATTTTAAACCACAAACATCTGACATTTTTACGCTGTTGCTTAGCTCTATCTTTAGTTATTTACCATGTTAGAATTGGACAATAGGCAATTAGCATCATACTGATTGAAGTATAGTTGATTTATCATATATAATGAAGCAATACAAAACATTAGGAAAATTGAATATGCATCACTTTAGAACTTCAATTTTGAGTGCATAATGATCTTATTGCATGCTTTTAAAAAAGCTGTAGCATCGGAGTGAAGCAAATATTTGATTCTCCGCAATCATGCTTGAGTTGTGTGCATTTGTGCACACTTGTTCATTTAGCTGATCTGGGATTCTGTAAGGAAGATCATCGCTATTATAGATTCGTAGTTGACTTAACATTGAGATACAACGAGGCAACTGTAGAAAAATCTTATTCCAGGGTGGTAGTTCTTTTGGAAAGCACCTTCATTGCCAAATGCTAGCTATGTTAGTTATCTGTCCTTATGAGGTTAGCATCAATATCCTCATATCCCTATGGCCAAGTTAAGAGACTTGGGCGCATATCAAGCCTAATCATATTAGCTTGGTTAAAAACCTGTAAAAAAATGCAGCACCGTTTTATTACCACAGTGCAGAACCACATATATAAAGGGGTCAGGATAGTAAGTTTGCGTAGCAAGCAGACTGAGAGCTTAGCCGACTGGTTTTATCTTGTGCTGTTACTTAGCTTACGAGTGGAGAATCCATCGCGACAGTCTCCCTTTCCCTATGTGATGCGTGCTACTGATGCTTGATTGTCCTTTTTAATCTGATGATAAGATGACTGCCCTCATGCCAAAGCAAAACACAGCAGACATGCCCTCGTGATACAATCTTAACTCAGTGTGCTAGGTTATGCATTATCAGCACTGCTTCAAGTATACTTCTGGGCAATTTTGTCCTGTAATAGATTATATGCCACTATTATATTCACCAGTCTATTTTTTCAGCCTCTAATCTCTAAGTGAGATTTCTTTTTTGCTGGTTTTCTCCTAATGTTTTTCTTACTTATCAGGTTTCTGGAGCCGATGGACTTGTGGTCAGAGTTGTTTCATCAGTGGACAAGAAATTAGAAGTTAAACCACGTTTTTTTGAGATCTTTCAAGAAGAGAAGTACCCAGCAGAATTCCCTTACAAATCCAAGGTAAGAAAACAATGCAGTCATTTGAAGTATAAAATCAGTTGATGTTGATATTTGGCAATTCTGGGTTTTCTTTCTGTCAGAATTTTTTTAAATTCATCCTCTCATTAGTACTGCCAAATATTTGCAGGCTATTGTCTTATTTCAGAAAATAGAAGGTGTCGAAGTGTGCCTGTTTAGCATGTATGTTCAAGAATTTGGTGCAGAATGTGCAGACCCAAATCAACGCCGGGTTTATCTGTCATATCTTGATTCTGTCAAATTCTTTAGACCTGACGTAAAAACAGTGTCTGGGGAGGCCTTGCGGACATATGTCTATCATGAAATTCTGGTAATTCACTATTCTAGTTTCCTAATTTTTAGAAAGCTTAGGTATGTCAAGCAGAGTGTGAACGGTTTCCTAAATCCACCATTTACTCAAACTTCAGTTTTGTTATGTTCGAATATTTTTTGCTCTCAGTATAACATTACTTTTATACTCATACAGATTGGTTATCTTGAGTATTGTAAGCAGCGCGGATTCACTAGCTGTTACATATGGGCTTGCCCACCTTTGAAGGGTGAAGATTACATTCTATATTGCCATCCAGAGATTCAGAAGACACCAAAATCTGATAAGCTGCGCGAATGGTAAGACACTAGATGGGCATTTATGTTATTATATGCTCATAAATATTGTTTTGCATTACAAAATAATGAATACCTTATGTGGCATCTGTGATTCCTGTCCTATATGACTAATAATTCCTTCACAGGTACTTATCTATGCTTCGAAAAGCTGTCAAGGAGCGTATTGTTGTCGAGTTGACAAATCTCTATGATCACTTTTTTATCACTACAAAAGAATGCAAGGCCAAAGTAACTGCAGCTCGCTTGCCCTATTTTGATGGAGATTATTGGCCAGGAGCTGCAGAAGATATGATCAACCAGCTTTTCCTAGAAGAAGATGATAGAAAGTTGCAGAAGAAGGGGAAACTAAAGAAGACTATCACAAAAAGAGCTTTGAGAGCTGCTGGCCAGACTGATCTAAGTGGGAATGCTTCAAAGGATGCTATCCTGATGCAAAAGGTATAGTTTTATATAATGCACTATTTTCTTGATGCACCAAAAATGTATCAGTTCAGTCGTGTCACATGTTATTCTTAGCCATCTAGTTGATGCTGTGCAGCTTGGAGAAACCATTTACCCAATGAAGGAAGATTTCATCATGGTCCATTTGCAGCATTCTTGCAGTCACTGCTCTACTCTTATGGTAGCTGGAAAACGCTGGGTCTGCCACCAGTGTAAAAGTTTTTATATTTGTGACAGGTAAAGTTGCTTTCATTGCATATGTTACTTTCGTGTGATGGACCCAATAAATGGCACATCTGTTTGATATATATGCACATGATTGTTGAGGTCTATATATATGCTGCAACTTGAAAGCACAACCAGTCATGCCACATTTGacaagtgtgtgtgtgtgtgtgtgtgtgtaggtAGTAGTATCTTTGTAACTATATGTGATCCTCGTGATCTGTGACTATGGTTCCCTAATCTCTACGCAACTTCATAAATGGATAAATTGCTCTAAACTCTGCTTGCAGCTAGTCTAATATTGGCTGTTACCCTTGTTTCTGTTACTGATGAGTTTGTTATTGCAGTTGTTATGATTCAGAGCAACGGCTTGAAGAAAAGGAGAGGCACCCGAGTAATAGTAGAGATTTGCATGTGCTGCATCCAGTAAGTTCTGGAAAACTTACTTTTTACTCTAGTTTTTCACTCatcaaatataagtgaagcaacaATGCAAATTGccccaatttttatttttatgtaATATTCTTTCTTAGGTTGACATTGTTGGGGTGCCTGAAGATACAAAGGACAGAGATGATGTCTTAGAGTGTGAGTTTTTCGATACCAGACAGGCATTCCTGAGTCTTTGTCAAGGAAATCACTATCAATATGACACACTTCGCCGTGCAAAACACTCCTCAATGATGGTGTTATACCACCTTCATAATCCAACTGCACCAGCCTTTGTTACCACATGCAATATCTGCAATAACGATATTGAGGCTGGTCAAGGGTGGCGATGTGAAGAATGCCCAGACTTTGATGTGTGCGCAGGATGTTACAATAAAGACGGAGGTGCCAACCATCGTCACAAGTTAACAAATCACCCATGTGTAGACCGTAATGCTCAAAATAAAGAAGCTCGCCAGATGCGCATTCAGCAGGTAATTTATATTCTGTGAAAGTTATATGCAGAAAAATATATCGCAACACATACAATTTTTGTATGCTGCCTTTTAATTTGGTAACACTCCATACATTTTTCTTGTTTTTGCACTGTTAAGTCTAATGCCCATACTAGTCCACTTATTCCCTTGAAAACCATATTTGTCCACTTAGTGTGCTGTCAGTTTTGTATACCATATGTTATCCTTTCTGCCTTGAGCAACTTGTGTATTGCTGGTGCTGTGGTTGTGATTTATGGTTTACTCTATGGACTAGGTTATCTATGAACTAGTATATGCTAAGGAATCGATCTTAAAACTAATCTACGATGATTCTTGTGTGGCTGTGCAGGCACGGCGAATGCTTGACCTTTTGGTCCATGCGCATAAATGTCGCACCGCTGGTTGCCAGTATCCTGATTGCCGAAGACTTAAGGGACTCTTTGGTCATGCAACGAGGTGCCAGAAACGGGCAGCCGGAGGCTGTTCACTTTGCCAAAGGACGTGGTCGCTGCTTCAGCTCCATGCCCGAACTTGCAAAGAATCAAAGTGTACCATACCTAGATGCAGGTAATTAACACCCCTCCCGCTCGCACCACCCCCTGTATGTACTTACATACGTAGTGTTTGAGCCATTGCCTCTCGGAATAGACGAGTAATATCGCGTTGCCTGAACAACACAGGGATCTCAAAGCCCATCTAAGGTGGACGCAGCAGCAGTCCGAATCCAGGAGGAGGGCCGCCGTGAACGAGATGATGAGGCAGAGAGCCGCAGAAGTTGCCAGGAGTTAGTGAAGCCAGGTATACACACAGGTATACTGTTATAGAAAGAAAGACAGCAAAAAAGTACATATGGCGTCTCAAGCCCGAAGGACAAGCTCTGTACGGGCGAACTTGAGAGAAAGATCAGTTATACTGGAGATGGAACATCTCGGTCCCAGAACCCATGCTGACAATTGTCTCAGCACACCGATCGATGTTCTTGCCGTCGGTGACTTATACTGTAATCGTTGTGCCGGTCTTGTTCTGTAGCCTGCTCATGTACAATAGGATTTTGGATGGCTCCTTATTATACATGTGCAA belongs to Triticum urartu cultivar G1812 chromosome 7, Tu2.1, whole genome shotgun sequence and includes:
- the LOC125524260 gene encoding probable histone acetyltransferase HAC-like 1 isoform X1, whose amino-acid sequence is MNLGQVSNLSGKATQMNPGSSHGMPQQQQQRQVAFGHPGVDPEFVNLRKNMLQRILDLIIAKRNASPGMMPNMTNLAKRLEVALFMAHPTKADYYKMFKGPIKEHLAHAFRTISAQGQQRQQMLGQVAPSSNHVTMIPTPGMSQCTNGNSVMPYVMDTTTTTDNSSAGSMYNGYQNPSTNTPLNSTTNSLSMATTSESMQQHVNHMIPTPGFSNQQTLLANSEYSSQVGCFNVESNVVPQMQQQQKPFGNNQGFYPVHHLQGHAGSGVYPSTLNGGMDTQRPRMQLINRNMSSEAFANLSYGSSCNSLSQQQFNAHAPQRTPTSVDPAVSRGLYDTNSSILTARSNQDISDANIMSNSRMNSEFLASESTTKSVQQPPRYHNNADCLNPQDMVSLSTSQLSHEQPLRQPHQLQPNHPDSQLVQNHYVFSPRQQNSQQNQSQDFFGQENSAQDKGHQLGGTGTSFDSKLLKPSVIQNEQDSKSMKNHLNQLRWLLMLKHAEGCQAPKGSCKSQYCVPVQEIVKHFRNCQTKICSYRYCSSSKILSSHYKNCIEKDCSLCSKVKERLRRSSEQAHKHNRDETIVITKQNMVQKITNGAFDEKMDIDLVVVETIDEQQSIPKRAKLQHISPSASKNGILHVPVPGTSPLVLHKPKNKTVPKQEVSARGDEKIGVMRSNVILGALNVIDSNVKQEKLLLDNDMKENVIDLKNITNGRKDVMVSKSGKPKIKGVSLMELFTPEQIKDHTDSLKHWVGQYKVNYLFCSIIWQSKAKAGKHQVIEHSENDNICQLCKVEKLYFEPPPIYCSPCGARIKRNASYYTAAATETCHNFCILCYNEARSSTIQVEGNQFPKAKLHKMRNDDETEEGWVMCDKCERWQHQICALFNFKRDDSKEAEYTCPKCYVQEIEHGLRIPLPQSAVLGAKDLPRTVLSDHIEERLFKRLREERHERAIRDGKNFDEVSGADGLVVRVVSSVDKKLEVKPRFFEIFQEEKYPAEFPYKSKAIVLFQKIEGVEVCLFSMYVQEFGAECADPNQRRVYLSYLDSVKFFRPDVKTVSGEALRTYVYHEILIGYLEYCKQRGFTSCYIWACPPLKGEDYILYCHPEIQKTPKSDKLREWYLSMLRKAVKERIVVELTNLYDHFFITTKECKAKVTAARLPYFDGDYWPGAAEDMINQLFLEEDDRKLQKKGKLKKTITKRALRAAGQTDLSGNASKDAILMQKLGETIYPMKEDFIMVHLQHSCSHCSTLMVAGKRWVCHQCKSFYICDSCYDSEQRLEEKERHPSNSRDLHVLHPVDIVGVPEDTKDRDDVLECEFFDTRQAFLSLCQGNHYQYDTLRRAKHSSMMVLYHLHNPTAPAFVTTCNICNNDIEAGQGWRCEECPDFDVCAGCYNKDGGANHRHKLTNHPCVDRNAQNKEARQMRIQQARRMLDLLVHAHKCRTAGCQYPDCRRLKGLFGHATRCQKRAAGGCSLCQRTWSLLQLHARTCKESKCTIPRCRDLKAHLRWTQQQSESRRRAAVNEMMRQRAAEVARS
- the LOC125524260 gene encoding probable histone acetyltransferase HAC-like 1 isoform X2, with the translated sequence MNLGQVSNLSGKATQMNPGSSHGMPQQQQQRQVAFGHPGVDPEFVNLRKNMLQRILDLIIAKRNASPGMMPNMTNLAKRLEVALFMAHPTKADYYKMFKGPIKEHLAHAFRTISAQGQQRQQMLGQVAPSSNHVTMIPTPGMSQCTNGNSVMPYVMDTTTTTDNSSAGSMYNGYQNPSTNTPLNSTTNSLSMATTSESMQQHVNHMIPTPGFSNQQTLLANSEYSSQVGCFNVESNVVPQMQQQQKPFGNNQGFYPVHHLQGHAGSGVYPSTLNGGMDTQRPRMQLINRNMSSEAFANLSYGSSCNSLSQQQFNAHAPQRTPTSVDPAVSRGLYDTNSSILTARSNQDISDANIMSNSRMNSEFLASESTTKSVQQPPRYHNNADCLNPQDMVSLSTSQLSHEQPLRQPHQLQPNHPDSQLVQNHYVFSPRQQNSQQNQSQDFFGQENSAQDKGHQLGGTGTSFDSKLLKPSVIQNEQDSKSMKNHLNQLRWLLMLKHAEGCQAPKGSCKSQYCVPVQEIVKHFRNCQTKICSYRYCSSSKILSSHYKNCIEKDCSLCSKVKERLRRSSEQAHKHNRDETIVITKQNMVQKITNGAFDEKMDIDLVVVETIDEQQSIPKRAKLQHISPSASKNGILHVPVPGTSPLVLHKPKNKTVPKQEVSARGDEKIGVMRSNVILGALNVIDSNVKQEKLLLDNDMKENVIDLKNITNGRKDVMVSKSGKPKIKGVSLMELFTPEQIKDHTDSLKHWVGQSKAKAGKHQVIEHSENDNICQLCKVEKLYFEPPPIYCSPCGARIKRNASYYTAAATETCHNFCILCYNEARSSTIQVEGNQFPKAKLHKMRNDDETEEGWVMCDKCERWQHQICALFNFKRDDSKEAEYTCPKCYVQEIEHGLRIPLPQSAVLGAKDLPRTVLSDHIEERLFKRLREERHERAIRDGKNFDEVSGADGLVVRVVSSVDKKLEVKPRFFEIFQEEKYPAEFPYKSKAIVLFQKIEGVEVCLFSMYVQEFGAECADPNQRRVYLSYLDSVKFFRPDVKTVSGEALRTYVYHEILIGYLEYCKQRGFTSCYIWACPPLKGEDYILYCHPEIQKTPKSDKLREWYLSMLRKAVKERIVVELTNLYDHFFITTKECKAKVTAARLPYFDGDYWPGAAEDMINQLFLEEDDRKLQKKGKLKKTITKRALRAAGQTDLSGNASKDAILMQKLGETIYPMKEDFIMVHLQHSCSHCSTLMVAGKRWVCHQCKSFYICDSCYDSEQRLEEKERHPSNSRDLHVLHPVDIVGVPEDTKDRDDVLECEFFDTRQAFLSLCQGNHYQYDTLRRAKHSSMMVLYHLHNPTAPAFVTTCNICNNDIEAGQGWRCEECPDFDVCAGCYNKDGGANHRHKLTNHPCVDRNAQNKEARQMRIQQARRMLDLLVHAHKCRTAGCQYPDCRRLKGLFGHATRCQKRAAGGCSLCQRTWSLLQLHARTCKESKCTIPRCRDLKAHLRWTQQQSESRRRAAVNEMMRQRAAEVARS